The following coding sequences lie in one Chelonia mydas isolate rCheMyd1 chromosome 6, rCheMyd1.pri.v2, whole genome shotgun sequence genomic window:
- the LOC122466175 gene encoding uncharacterized protein LOC122466175 produces MHSADGVPGPKTLNAEDTSRRQQHLPKLLGTSCLKDLFPGPASKFKEWELEATGRKQGWIIISWIALRAVREPEDCSTYAVKHNRQEQSWSRVQRQHISRALQPLLAGVPRQLAPTPAEAWISLPPWPGPRGSMSMTNLWLTFGTEPTCRCNTTERRIPMWQVEWYCQAAEELEDRIAVWEQILALQFLGKQCQLREKTAQQKDVFERLIR; encoded by the exons ATGCATAGCGCAGATGGGGTTCCTGGCCCCAAGACCTT GAATGCAGAGGATACATCGAGGCGGCAGCAACACCTTCCTAAGCTGCTGGGGACCAGCTGTCTCAAGGATTTATTTCCAGGGCCAGCTTCAAAGTTCAAGG AGTGGGAGCTGGAAGCTACTGGCAGAAAGCAAGGCTGGATTATTATTTCTTGGATTGCACTCAGGGCTGTAAGGGAACCAGAGGATTGTTCCACCTATGCTGTAAAGCACAACAGACAAGAGCAAAGCTGGAGCCGTGTACAAAGGCAGCATATCTCCCGG GCACTTCAACCTCTGCTGGCTGGTGTACCTCGGCAGCTTGCACCGACTCCAGCAGAAGCCTGGATCTCTCTCCCACCTTGGCCCGGTCCACGAGGAAGCATGTCCATGACGAACTTATGGTTGACATTCGGGACAGAGCCAACATGCAGGTGCAATACAACAGAGAGAAGGATTCCCATGTGGCAAGTGGAATGGTACTGTCAGGCTGCAGAAGAGCTTGAGGACAGAATTGCAGTGTGGGAGCAAATACTTGCACTGCAGTTCCTGGGAAAACAATGTCAGCTGAGGGAGAAGACAGCACAACAGAAAGACGTGTTTGAGCGGCTGATTCGCTAA